From Corticium candelabrum chromosome 9, ooCorCand1.1, whole genome shotgun sequence:
tgttttatatgtgtctcgatttttcctagacaacaaacgaatTTGTATACTTCTTCACCAcggttgccaactcggcgatctgCTAGGGCGGAGCCTATTTAGGTACAGTACATATCTAGTAGAGCTagatattcgtagcatttccctccaaccggttcatctacggtaaaggtagcgtgttgtgtacaatgcacgtacctatacagctagggaccgaggtattcactggcacaacgttgtgtcaaattaaaaaaccaaaacataaaaattgaaatgtagaaaattaaatggccggaccatccactgaccgaATTTCCTATAAATCTCGTTATGTGATTGCTGTGACTTGACGTCGAGGAAatacacgcatgcgcattgtgACGACAGGTTTGAATGGTTTTCACCTATACTTCACTATTGAACTGAACAGTCTCAACTCTACAAAAAGTAACTGACTATTCAACGTTCTTCTTTCCACATGCAAGGCCTTTGTCAGTGATGGCCTTACCCATCTTTGCCATGAATCTTTGAGATTGTCTTCCTTTGACTGAGGGAAGAGTTTGAAGTAGTGACCtagaacaacaaatgcaacaacaatcaTGCTGACTGACACAATTTACTCTACAGTTTGCGTGTTGTCATACTTCAGATGGCTTCTAGTATCTTTGGATCTAGTGGCTGTTTTGATTGGTCACGTGAACCGTTGCAAGTAGAGGCTCCCAAGACAGCAGGCTCAAATACAATGTCAAGAAGCAATAAGGCCAGCTGGTTCCTCCGCCCCGACTTCAGCTCCACCCTTCTCAGTGCTACTTTGTCCACAAAAACACtgcaagacacatcaccaactGGGATGGTACTTGCTAAGAACAGAAATATGGAACAACATTAGTGTTTGGAAGAAAACTGAAATATCATCTGTAACGTACAAGCTGTTTCATCAGAAAGCACTGCCTTCTTTGGACTGCCATACTGTTGAGGTGTTACTTGTTCACCAGCAGTTGGAGTATGGGTAGCAAGAGACTACATACAATAGAGAAATTTGCGAGTTtataaaaatagtaaaaaTCACAGATTTCAAGTACTGTAATAGAACCCAACATGCAGTCATATAGTCTCTACAATATTCAAGAAAGAGGATACATACACAATAACTAACAACCTACTCCaaaagaaaacacaaacagttaAAGAATTCTAAAGTGTGGGCAATAAAATACTTGCATGCATTTACCATACACCTCAAACTTGCAATGTAAGTACACGTCTTGCTGACTCGCACAACACAAATTCCATGCAAACACGCAATTTGCACAAGTTATTGTACAAAATGAGTACGTATAACTGCTTTGGAAAACAGTAAGATGTACATCGATGCTGCATGTTGTTTGCCCAGTCTTCAAATATGTGATGTTTTAGACAAAGCAAATTGAAACTTCACATACAACCTAGCTCCTCCCTAACCTTGCAATGCATAGCAGCTTGAGAATAGGATAAGGTAAATGTTCAAAACAGACATATTTGAGGCAAACCTACTAGCATTACTGTAAAGCGTTGTCTTACTCTATGTCATCAAGACAACCACAGATGACCAGACCACCTAGAAAATTGGCTATAAAGTATACATTCCACTGTATGCTCCACCTAAAAAACAAATGTGAATACTACTGCCAACAAAGGTGGTCATTTGTGGTCATTTTGATTACATACTAGGGAAGAATGATCGATGCAGTGACGCTTCTAGTTTTACATCGTTCAAAAGCATCTGATCAACTTTACACTGCTTTAGAGCAGTCACTGGACAAGACGAGGAGAAGTGTTTTGAGACTCACATTGTCGTACACCACTACTAGGCCAAATCATAACAACTCAGTGTGGGTAGCCACAATGTAAGACAAATTGCCTGGCTATTAAAAAGCAACGAAACTCACTTTTGACTTGGCATCCTTTAGGATTTTTTCAATATTGCATACTCTCTCAACGACCTCCTTCACATGCTTCTCCAATGACTGCAGTGCAACCATGATTGCAACTTGGCCTGTTTCCTCAGGAGATGGCTAGAAACAGAAGCAGTCAGAAATCTTATGCTCAAATTAAAGCAAAAAAAGTCTTACATCACGTTCACCATAGACAATATCACTCATATCAAGGCACTAAGCAGAATCAATCACAAGCATTATAATCATCACTGCAAGGTAATCAGTGAAGGCAAAGCAACCAACTTTGCTAGATTCAAGTAACTCCTTTGATTTTTCTCTTGTCTGAACATAGAAAGCCAAAGTGTCAGAATTGGATCCAACTTATACGCACCATGGTGATGTTGTAATAAGTATATGACTACCTGGCCACTTTTACTAAAAGGTTCAGAGTCTTCCAAATCATCATTGCactaaatatttaaaaaagaACTAATCTGCCTGAAGTACCAGTTAGGAATGTACATGCAGCAATTATGATTGAAATTTACCACAAAGTCAGCTGCAGCTTTGAGTAAGAAAGCATTATTTGAGACACATGCCTCCCTCCGGGCTTCAATTAACAGCTGCActgctcttcttcttcttcttcttcttcttcttttttgtCTCGACTACTTCAGAGACTTCCTGCTCAAAATACGAATTGATACTACCTGCAGCTAtctaaaaacaaaaatgtatgacCTTGGTATCTAATTCAAGTTGCCTCTTGACTGCCCCTGAACTGCACactagagaaagaaacaatgtttgtttactttgtgATCATATGACAGAATAATTGCTACAACATTCATTACAAACAGCAAGGATGCAAGACACTGTTAGCTGCCAGTGTACTTCTGACACAGAATGTAAAAATTACAAGATGACATCTATACCTACTTAGAATGATGACGTACATAACCGCGTACTGAAGACAAAAAACCgaaaaatttacaataaaatttacaataaaatttatGAACTTACGGCGAGGAACTTCGACGACTCTTGCGTCATAAAACTTCTTCATGGGGCTCCAATAAGCCATTACTGGATCTCCGACTgtaacagtacagtacgtaaGCGATTTCGTCGCAGTTCGCGCTCCTCAATTTCCAAGACTTGGATCTGAAAACAGTTCGAGTTTGGTTGCCCTGGGGAAACAATCCTCTAATGCCAGGATCGTGTTCCATTTCTGCAGA
This genomic window contains:
- the LOC134184372 gene encoding uncharacterized protein LOC134184372, which produces MSDIVYGERDPSPEETGQVAIMVALQSLEKHVKEVVERVCNIEKILKDAKSKSLATHTPTAGEQVTPQQYGSPKKAVLSDETASSTIPVGDVSCSVFVDKVALRRVELKSGRRNQLALLLLDIVFEPAVLGASTCNGSRDQSKQPLDPKILEAI